In Flavobacterium gelatinilyticum, a genomic segment contains:
- a CDS encoding sensor histidine kinase, translating into MFKTLQTYKLLFLRLLFIVGAIELSIYFFKINLLFTGIFGCCMVFLLIREMYFYVRNFVLIYDKTIASILQNDFSSDFSKHKFNKDCNDLFVLYETLKNKDNEQVSKDIIYRSILNNIETGVVILQKQETDWNIFLMNEYFSDHFNVPKVSKWKYLKNQLPSLCEIIEKDNFNEIKTAIEISINEQNRQTFVLQASRTEIFGKEYFIILLDSIQNVVEKKEKDAWINLMKVISHELLNSITPIRSICQNLQDLVEQDSLSAEDLEDIKNSVGTMLRRSDHLQKFVEGYRKLAMLPSPKKEKTELQDLVSNCLQVMNPLLRKANIEVVNAISNKLWIQADSQQAEQVLINLLTNSINALENTNEKQIIISAEARENRTFIKIKDNGKGIEKEIEDKIFLPFFTTRNEGAGIGLTLSKNIIEAHGGYISHKNESGKTVFEICFIEM; encoded by the coding sequence ATGTTTAAAACGTTACAAACCTACAAACTGTTGTTTCTGCGATTGTTATTCATCGTGGGCGCTATTGAACTTTCGATTTATTTCTTTAAAATCAATTTGTTATTTACAGGAATATTTGGCTGCTGCATGGTTTTTCTGCTCATTCGCGAAATGTATTTTTATGTCCGCAATTTTGTGCTCATTTACGATAAAACGATTGCTTCGATATTACAGAATGATTTTAGTTCCGATTTTTCAAAACACAAATTCAATAAAGACTGCAATGATTTGTTTGTACTGTATGAAACGCTCAAAAACAAGGATAACGAACAGGTTTCTAAAGACATTATTTACCGCTCAATTTTAAACAATATCGAAACAGGCGTTGTTATTCTGCAAAAACAGGAAACCGACTGGAATATCTTTTTAATGAATGAATATTTTTCGGATCATTTTAATGTTCCGAAGGTTTCAAAATGGAAATATCTTAAAAACCAGCTGCCGTCTTTGTGTGAGATTATCGAAAAAGATAATTTTAATGAAATCAAAACAGCAATTGAAATCAGTATCAACGAACAAAACAGGCAGACTTTTGTTCTGCAGGCTTCAAGAACCGAAATTTTCGGGAAAGAATATTTCATTATTTTATTGGATTCGATTCAAAATGTGGTAGAGAAAAAAGAAAAAGATGCCTGGATTAATCTGATGAAAGTCATTTCGCATGAACTACTCAATTCGATTACACCCATTCGTTCCATCTGCCAGAATCTGCAGGATTTGGTAGAACAGGATTCACTTTCGGCGGAAGATCTGGAAGATATTAAAAACAGCGTTGGAACCATGCTGAGACGAAGCGACCATCTGCAAAAATTTGTTGAAGGTTATCGCAAACTGGCTATGCTGCCTTCGCCTAAAAAAGAAAAAACAGAATTACAGGATTTGGTTTCAAACTGCCTTCAAGTCATGAATCCGCTCCTGCGAAAAGCAAATATTGAAGTTGTAAATGCCATATCAAATAAACTCTGGATTCAGGCAGATTCACAGCAGGCTGAGCAGGTTTTAATAAATCTACTCACAAACTCGATTAATGCGCTTGAAAACACAAACGAAAAACAAATTATAATTTCGGCGGAAGCCAGAGAAAACCGTACTTTCATTAAAATAAAAGATAACGGAAAAGGTATCGAAAAAGAAATCGAAGACAAGATTTTCCTTCCTTTTTTCACAACAAGAAACGAAGGCGCGGGGATAGGACTCACTTTGTCTAAAAACATTATCGAAGCGCACGGCGGTTATATTTCGCATAAAAATGAAAGCGGAAAAACGGTTTTTGAGATTTGTTTTATTGAAATGTAA
- a CDS encoding ABC transporter permease — MLQNWITIFIYQIKNNKLFTALNVLGLSIGIAGLIFAILYWNDEHSYDKWNPEKDKIYIVMNDLGGGSVWTTNSAVTGHNLKAETSYLDNYCYFLCNYSKETVQYNGKTELLDKIFTAQSDFFSFFPFEFVQGNPKTALKDRNSMVVSEETASRLFKNENPMGKQVKYADRIFVIRGIYKLNQKSSVMPSVITPIIQESVEEDENNENWGYRYGLILKLKRHSDTTAIINKLDEIFIEKNYKKQAKNEGLSLEAFIKQYGDPVKAKLRPFTGSRLYMGNYTFPEKNGNIQFLRIVMGLSILILILSIVNYINMAAANAVKRAKEVGVRKIIGASKLQIIAQFVFETTLITLFSILLALVIVEISLPYYNAFLDKKLVLIGFQFYLQLILIFFIVVLVSGIFPAVYISNFEVLKVLKGNFSRSKSGVWLRNGMLVLQFSIATLFIIGSFIVYEQVNFMASKDLGFNGSQIMDISFRPKSGSNQYKRYQLIKQEISKIKGVQEVSAGVFSIGSNDNTWAGLHYKSNKEVITQQLGVDFGILDMLRIKIAKGRNLSEKFASDTISNVLLNETAAKTLQEKEPVGKEIGFGDKNFKVVGIVKDFHYIGLEYKVAPMIFMHIKTNDWMQNRLQNISVKISPDDMSETIAAIEKFWTMKVDQEYPFEFDFVDKNFARTYKKYEDQRNLFALLNVVVIVIAVFGLFALASFSMERKLREIAIRKTLGAETNILLKELSKQYIIFCTIGFFIGIVPAYLLLQKWLENFAFRIDIPVLPFIIAFVSLLLLTLVIVLAKAYQVTKVDVLHYLKYE; from the coding sequence ATGCTGCAGAACTGGATTACTATTTTTATATATCAGATAAAGAACAACAAGCTTTTTACGGCTCTGAATGTTCTGGGACTAAGCATTGGAATTGCAGGATTGATTTTTGCGATTCTGTATTGGAACGATGAACATTCGTATGATAAATGGAATCCTGAAAAGGATAAAATTTACATCGTCATGAACGACCTTGGAGGCGGCAGTGTATGGACAACCAACTCGGCTGTAACGGGACATAACCTGAAAGCAGAAACTTCGTATTTAGATAACTACTGTTACTTTTTGTGCAATTATTCTAAAGAAACGGTACAGTATAATGGCAAAACAGAATTGCTGGACAAGATCTTTACAGCGCAGAGTGATTTCTTTTCTTTTTTTCCGTTTGAGTTTGTGCAGGGAAATCCCAAAACAGCTTTAAAAGACCGCAACAGCATGGTTGTTTCTGAAGAAACGGCTTCGCGCTTGTTTAAGAATGAAAACCCAATGGGAAAACAGGTTAAATATGCTGACAGAATTTTTGTTATTCGCGGTATTTACAAATTAAACCAAAAGTCATCAGTAATGCCATCGGTTATTACACCCATTATTCAGGAATCTGTGGAGGAGGATGAAAATAATGAAAACTGGGGTTACAGATACGGTTTAATACTGAAACTAAAAAGACACAGTGATACTACTGCCATAATCAATAAACTGGATGAAATTTTTATCGAAAAAAATTATAAAAAACAGGCAAAAAACGAAGGTCTATCGCTGGAGGCTTTTATAAAACAGTACGGCGACCCGGTAAAAGCAAAATTGCGTCCGTTTACAGGATCGCGCCTGTATATGGGAAATTATACTTTTCCTGAAAAAAACGGGAATATCCAGTTTCTGCGAATCGTAATGGGATTGTCAATTCTTATTTTGATCTTATCGATTGTAAACTATATTAATATGGCTGCGGCAAATGCGGTAAAACGGGCAAAAGAAGTGGGAGTTAGAAAGATTATCGGTGCCTCAAAATTGCAGATTATTGCACAGTTTGTTTTTGAAACCACTTTAATAACACTGTTTTCGATTCTGCTGGCGCTCGTAATTGTCGAAATTTCACTGCCTTATTACAACGCTTTTCTGGATAAAAAGCTGGTTTTAATCGGGTTTCAGTTTTACCTGCAGCTTATTTTGATTTTTTTTATTGTAGTTCTTGTTTCGGGAATTTTTCCTGCGGTGTACATTTCTAATTTCGAGGTTTTAAAGGTTTTAAAAGGGAATTTCTCGAGAAGTAAAAGCGGTGTCTGGCTGCGAAACGGAATGCTGGTTCTGCAGTTTTCTATCGCCACGCTTTTTATCATAGGATCGTTTATTGTGTATGAGCAGGTAAACTTTATGGCTTCTAAAGATTTAGGTTTCAACGGATCACAGATTATGGATATTTCGTTCAGGCCGAAAAGTGGTTCAAATCAGTATAAAAGATATCAGCTTATCAAACAGGAAATTTCCAAAATAAAAGGCGTTCAGGAGGTTTCTGCGGGAGTATTTTCTATTGGAAGTAATGATAATACATGGGCTGGACTTCATTATAAATCGAATAAAGAAGTGATTACCCAACAATTGGGTGTCGATTTTGGGATTCTGGATATGCTTAGAATCAAAATTGCCAAAGGAAGAAACCTGAGCGAAAAGTTTGCCTCAGATACGATTTCGAATGTACTGCTTAACGAAACCGCTGCCAAGACATTGCAGGAAAAAGAGCCGGTGGGCAAAGAAATTGGCTTTGGTGATAAAAACTTTAAAGTTGTCGGGATTGTAAAGGATTTTCATTACATCGGACTGGAATATAAAGTGGCACCAATGATTTTTATGCATATAAAGACAAACGACTGGATGCAGAACAGACTTCAAAATATCTCGGTTAAAATTTCGCCTGATGATATGTCCGAAACGATAGCTGCAATCGAAAAATTCTGGACTATGAAAGTAGATCAGGAATATCCTTTTGAATTTGATTTTGTAGATAAAAACTTTGCCAGAACGTATAAAAAATACGAAGATCAGCGTAATTTATTTGCTTTGTTGAATGTTGTAGTAATCGTAATTGCTGTTTTTGGTTTGTTTGCCCTCGCCTCTTTTTCGATGGAAAGAAAATTAAGAGAAATCGCAATCCGCAAAACGCTTGGCGCCGAAACGAATATTCTGCTCAAAGAATTATCGAAACAATACATTATTTTTTGTACAATAGGTTTTTTTATCGGTATTGTTCCGGCTTATCTGCTATTGCAAAAATGGCTTGAGAATTTTGCCTTTAGGATCGATATTCCGGTTCTGCCGTTTATTATTGCTTTTGTGTCGCTGTTGCTGCTCACACTTGTTATTGTTTTGGCAAAAGCGTATCAGGTTACCAAAGTGGATGTTTTACATTATTTAAAATATGAATGA
- a CDS encoding sigma-54-dependent transcriptional regulator, protein MKKTNASILIIDDQEDILFASKVYLKKYFETIYTLNNPKNIVELLAKNTIDVVLLDMNYRIGFEDGREGLYLLKEIKTLSPKTVVILMTAFGKVETAVEGLKSGAFDYILKPWENTKLLESVKQAVDKSRKEQKKNTETVIKDEFFIGSSEIIKKAYSLADKVAKTDANVLILGENGTGKFVLAHHIYAQSERKNQPFVAVDLGSLNSNIFESELFGYAKGAFTDAKNDTPGRFEMAQNGTIFLDEIGNVPLHLQSKLLQVIQTKTVTRLGETKARPLNVRIITATNLNLKLEAADKNFREDLYYRINTMEIVLPPLRERMEDKMPLAEYLLDKMIEKYGRDEIKFDKKVPEQIEKHAWNGNIREMENKIERAVILCENNTITVSDLDLDIITPYEENQDDIQLSSVEKAAVEKALLKNNNNISKTAEDLGLSRGSLYRRLEKYNINVN, encoded by the coding sequence ATGAAAAAGACAAACGCATCGATATTAATCATCGACGATCAGGAAGACATCCTTTTTGCATCAAAAGTGTACCTGAAAAAGTATTTTGAAACCATTTATACGCTCAATAATCCGAAAAATATTGTCGAATTATTAGCCAAAAATACAATTGATGTTGTTTTGCTGGACATGAATTACCGTATAGGTTTTGAAGACGGCAGGGAAGGTTTGTATCTGCTGAAGGAAATCAAAACACTTTCGCCTAAAACGGTTGTGATTTTAATGACGGCTTTTGGAAAAGTAGAAACAGCGGTTGAAGGTTTAAAATCAGGCGCTTTTGATTATATTTTGAAACCCTGGGAAAACACAAAACTTCTCGAATCTGTAAAGCAGGCAGTAGATAAAAGCCGTAAGGAACAAAAAAAGAATACGGAAACAGTGATTAAAGACGAGTTTTTTATTGGCAGTTCCGAAATCATAAAAAAAGCGTATTCGCTGGCCGATAAAGTAGCCAAAACCGATGCCAATGTGCTGATTTTGGGCGAAAACGGAACCGGGAAATTTGTTCTGGCACATCATATTTACGCACAATCCGAAAGAAAAAACCAGCCTTTTGTTGCGGTCGATTTAGGTTCTCTAAATTCGAATATTTTCGAAAGTGAATTGTTTGGTTATGCAAAAGGCGCTTTTACCGATGCGAAAAACGATACACCCGGACGTTTTGAAATGGCGCAGAACGGGACTATTTTTCTGGACGAAATTGGCAACGTACCGCTTCACCTTCAGTCTAAATTGCTGCAGGTTATCCAGACCAAAACCGTAACCCGTTTGGGCGAAACCAAAGCCAGACCATTGAACGTACGAATTATTACGGCAACCAACCTGAACCTTAAACTCGAAGCAGCCGATAAAAATTTCAGGGAAGATTTGTATTACCGAATCAATACCATGGAAATCGTACTGCCGCCATTAAGGGAACGAATGGAAGATAAAATGCCGTTAGCTGAATATTTGCTGGATAAAATGATCGAAAAGTACGGCAGGGACGAAATCAAATTTGATAAAAAAGTACCCGAACAAATCGAGAAACATGCCTGGAACGGAAACATCCGCGAAATGGAAAATAAGATCGAACGGGCCGTTATTCTTTGTGAAAACAATACCATTACAGTTTCTGATTTAGATCTGGACATTATAACACCTTATGAAGAAAATCAAGATGACATCCAGCTTTCATCTGTCGAAAAAGCGGCGGTTGAAAAAGCACTTCTAAAAAACAACAACAATATCAGTAAAACAGCCGAAGATCTTGGGCTTTCAAGAGGTTCTTTGTATAGACGCCTTGAGAAATATAATATCAATGTAAATTAA
- a CDS encoding ABC transporter ATP-binding protein codes for MITISKLSKVFRTEELETRALSEISLTINQGDFISIMGPSGSGKSTLLNIIGLLDSASEGSYLLLDQEMAGLKEKAKSKARKENIGFIFQNFNLIDELSVFDNIELPLIYNNIPASERKAKVNEIASILNISHRLKHYPQQLSGGQQQRAAVARALINNPKIILADEPTGNLDSKNGNEVMELLTDLHAGGATILMVTHSDYDASFSQKTILMKDGVILSEKVNHRNVDVLVNSKN; via the coding sequence ATGATTACAATCAGCAAACTTTCAAAAGTATTCAGAACTGAAGAATTAGAAACCAGAGCCTTAAGCGAAATCTCGTTAACCATTAATCAGGGTGACTTTATTTCGATCATGGGTCCATCCGGAAGCGGAAAATCTACTTTATTAAATATCATAGGACTTCTGGACAGCGCCTCCGAAGGCAGCTACCTTTTACTCGATCAGGAAATGGCGGGGTTAAAAGAGAAAGCAAAATCAAAAGCCAGAAAGGAAAACATTGGATTTATTTTCCAGAATTTTAATCTTATCGACGAGTTATCAGTTTTTGATAATATCGAACTGCCGTTGATTTACAATAATATACCGGCTTCTGAAAGAAAAGCAAAAGTAAATGAAATAGCTTCGATCCTGAATATTTCGCATCGTTTGAAACATTATCCGCAGCAGCTTTCGGGCGGTCAGCAGCAACGTGCTGCCGTAGCGCGTGCGTTAATCAATAACCCCAAAATTATTCTGGCTGATGAGCCAACGGGAAATCTGGACAGTAAAAACGGAAATGAAGTTATGGAATTACTAACGGATCTTCATGCCGGCGGGGCGACTATTTTAATGGTAACGCACTCTGATTATGATGCTTCTTTTTCGCAGAAAACCATACTGATGAAAGACGGCGTGATTCTTTCTGAAAAAGTAAACCATAGAAATGTGGATGTTTTGGTAAATTCTAAAAACTAG
- a CDS encoding ABC transporter permease, which produces MLKNWINIFIFQIKNSKLFTALNVLGLSIGIAGLIFAILYWNDEQSYDKWNPNKENVFLVANQMDPTTYWSSSSSPIGSAIKEISPEVESFSYVNGNYENEIIRFNGKKIQSDKVLSAQANFFEYFPYDFIEGSAKSGLPDGNSICLSQDLAEQIFGTESAFGKKIVMQNKVLVVRGVYKLDKKSIFNPSCVVNFMDQRVKNTIQQWGNFQFVLLLKLKNPSDADRVAKTLKKIYYTNMTLPRAKFQGMSPEEFILKFGEVKPHLEPLSVIRLHTKTGGLIETNGNYQLLLIMVGLSVLILILSIVNYVNSATANAVKRAKEIGVRKVIGASRTNILQQFIFETAIISLIAILISLVIVELSLPYYNVFLEKNLVLQSSQFYVQLVVIFIVTVIAAGIFPAVYVSNFEVLKVLRGNFARSKSGVWLRNGMLIFQFMVASFFIIGSYIVYQQIDYMNSKKLGFNGTQIMNISYRNVYGEKVSDQDRMKKYESIKNELLRVKGVKEVAAGGFVMGIGAKSVISYHYKDINVDGNNVPVDFGVLEMMQIKLAKGRFFSPEYSQDTISSMIINETAAKLMKEKDPIGKKIFWDGKEAVIVGVVKDFNIGNPGEAIPPITIFHFKSVKWFSNLLNNIYVKADPAAMRETIAAIENVWSKKVDADYPFQYDFVDKEYKKSYHNYVKQKNLFSLLNVIVIVIALIGLFALASYSIERRMKEIAIRKTLGAETNVLLKELCKQYVLFSLIGFVMALFPAYYLLNKWLENFSYRVGISVYPFLTGFAVLLFLTLAVVLSRAYQATRVDVLQYLKYE; this is translated from the coding sequence ATGCTGAAAAACTGGATCAACATTTTTATTTTTCAAATAAAAAACAGCAAGCTTTTTACAGCTTTAAATGTTCTGGGACTGAGCATTGGAATTGCGGGTCTGATTTTCGCAATTTTATACTGGAACGACGAACAGAGTTATGACAAATGGAACCCAAATAAGGAGAATGTGTTTCTGGTTGCCAACCAAATGGACCCGACTACGTATTGGTCATCCAGTTCCTCCCCGATTGGATCTGCCATAAAAGAAATTTCTCCGGAGGTAGAATCATTTTCTTACGTAAATGGCAATTATGAAAATGAAATCATTCGTTTTAACGGTAAAAAAATACAGTCGGACAAAGTACTTTCGGCACAGGCAAATTTCTTTGAATATTTTCCGTATGATTTTATCGAAGGCAGTGCAAAGTCAGGTTTACCGGATGGAAACAGCATTTGTTTGTCTCAGGATCTGGCAGAGCAGATTTTTGGAACTGAAAGCGCTTTTGGCAAAAAAATCGTAATGCAAAATAAGGTGCTGGTGGTTCGAGGAGTTTATAAACTGGACAAAAAATCGATTTTTAATCCTTCGTGTGTGGTGAATTTTATGGACCAGCGCGTCAAAAATACGATTCAGCAATGGGGAAATTTTCAGTTTGTCCTTTTATTGAAACTCAAAAATCCTTCTGATGCTGACCGGGTTGCTAAAACACTCAAAAAGATATATTATACCAATATGACTTTGCCGAGAGCTAAATTTCAGGGCATGAGTCCGGAGGAGTTTATTTTGAAATTCGGCGAGGTAAAACCGCATTTAGAGCCTTTATCAGTCATTCGTCTGCATACCAAAACAGGCGGTTTAATTGAAACCAACGGAAATTATCAGCTTTTATTGATTATGGTTGGTTTATCGGTTTTAATCCTTATCCTTTCTATTGTCAATTATGTAAATTCGGCTACGGCAAATGCGGTAAAAAGAGCTAAGGAAATCGGGGTTCGCAAAGTAATTGGCGCTTCCAGAACCAATATTCTGCAGCAGTTTATTTTTGAAACCGCTATTATATCCCTTATCGCCATTTTAATATCGCTGGTTATTGTCGAACTTTCGCTGCCGTATTACAATGTTTTCTTAGAAAAAAATCTTGTATTGCAAAGCAGTCAGTTTTATGTGCAGCTGGTGGTTATATTTATTGTAACGGTTATTGCAGCGGGAATATTTCCGGCCGTTTATGTGTCGAATTTTGAAGTGCTTAAAGTACTACGAGGCAATTTTGCACGCAGTAAAAGCGGTGTCTGGCTTCGCAACGGAATGCTGATTTTTCAGTTCATGGTGGCTTCTTTCTTTATTATCGGGTCGTATATTGTTTATCAGCAGATTGACTATATGAATTCGAAAAAATTGGGTTTCAACGGAACCCAGATTATGAATATTTCTTATCGAAATGTGTATGGTGAAAAAGTTTCGGATCAGGACCGAATGAAAAAATACGAAAGTATCAAAAACGAATTACTGCGTGTTAAAGGTGTAAAAGAAGTGGCTGCAGGCGGTTTTGTTATGGGAATCGGTGCAAAATCGGTTATTTCCTATCATTATAAAGATATAAACGTAGACGGAAACAATGTTCCGGTTGATTTTGGTGTGCTGGAAATGATGCAGATCAAACTGGCAAAGGGACGTTTTTTTAGTCCTGAATATTCTCAGGATACGATCAGCTCGATGATTATTAACGAAACAGCTGCAAAATTAATGAAGGAAAAAGATCCGATAGGAAAAAAAATATTCTGGGACGGAAAAGAAGCGGTTATTGTAGGCGTTGTAAAAGATTTTAATATTGGAAATCCCGGCGAAGCCATCCCTCCTATTACGATATTTCATTTTAAAAGCGTAAAGTGGTTCAGTAATCTGCTGAACAATATTTACGTAAAAGCAGATCCTGCAGCGATGAGGGAGACTATTGCTGCGATAGAAAATGTGTGGTCTAAAAAAGTAGACGCTGATTATCCTTTTCAATATGATTTTGTAGATAAGGAATACAAGAAATCGTATCATAATTATGTGAAACAGAAGAATTTGTTTTCGTTATTAAATGTTATTGTGATCGTAATTGCCCTTATCGGATTATTTGCTCTGGCTTCGTATTCTATCGAAAGACGTATGAAAGAAATCGCAATTCGTAAAACACTGGGTGCCGAAACCAATGTTTTATTGAAGGAGCTTTGTAAACAATATGTGCTTTTCAGCCTGATCGGATTTGTAATGGCTTTATTTCCTGCTTATTATTTACTTAACAAATGGTTAGAGAATTTCTCGTACCGGGTTGGAATTTCGGTTTATCCGTTTTTAACGGGGTTTGCCGTATTACTATTCTTAACACTTGCTGTTGTGCTTTCGAGAGCGTATCAGGCAACACGAGTTGATGTTTTACAATACTTAAAATACGAATAA
- a CDS encoding TonB-dependent receptor — protein sequence MKKTLLAVCIVFIPFLLHSQAVTDSSRVLKEVILKGKPYQEVIPVQSLSGVLLENLASHNVADALRYFAGTQIKDYGGLGGLKTVDVRNMGTHHVGVFYDGIQLGNAQNGVTDLGKYSLDDMEALTMYNGQKSEIFQSAKDFASASAIYMRTKRPVFIGTKKSNLRVRYKTMSIDYHDPSFRWEQKLSDKVSMSVSSEYIKSNGEYKFRYKRKNQDGTTAYDTTATRWNSDIEALRFESGVYGKINKGTWDAKVYYYDSERGAPGAIVENKFRDGFRQFDKNFFGQAYLTKDVSDKYKFQVKGKFAYDYTHYIARDTTSILGETVTEGAQSDDSYYQQEVYFSAVNMYSILPAWDVSLSTDFQYNKLNASRRGIQTQFSFPQRYTALVSLASSYRYEGFKVLGNLLATRVIEEVKYNAKAPNKTEFTPALFLGYTPFKKYDFNLRAFAKRIFRMPTFNDLYYTMVGSSTLRPEYMNQYDVGFTYNIPTGKYFLDKFSIQADAYYTNTKDKIVAAPTGNLFRWMMTNMGQVKGKGIETVVNMGTHIDKVNLSANLTYTYSESRDFTKFVGLELSSYGDQIPYTPWHSGSGILNAGYESWNFNYSFIYVGKRYNGNVNNIKVNEVQPWYTHDLAVQKSFAFSKFKLNGTIEVNNAFNQNYEVIYNYPMPGRTFKFIISIEL from the coding sequence TTGAAGAAAACCCTTTTAGCTGTTTGTATCGTATTTATTCCTTTTTTACTTCATTCGCAGGCAGTAACAGATAGTTCGCGTGTTTTAAAAGAAGTTATTCTAAAAGGGAAACCGTATCAGGAAGTAATTCCGGTGCAAAGCCTTTCGGGCGTTCTGCTCGAAAATCTGGCAAGTCATAATGTGGCCGATGCGCTGCGTTATTTTGCCGGAACTCAAATCAAAGATTACGGTGGCTTGGGCGGACTCAAAACGGTGGACGTTCGGAATATGGGAACGCATCATGTGGGTGTTTTTTACGATGGAATCCAATTGGGAAACGCCCAGAACGGAGTAACCGATTTAGGAAAATATTCTCTTGACGATATGGAAGCGCTTACGATGTACAACGGTCAAAAGAGCGAAATTTTTCAATCTGCTAAGGATTTTGCTTCCGCTTCGGCTATTTATATGAGAACCAAACGTCCGGTTTTCATCGGAACAAAAAAATCAAACTTACGGGTTCGTTACAAAACCATGTCGATTGATTATCATGATCCTTCTTTTAGATGGGAACAAAAACTGAGCGACAAAGTCAGTATGAGTGTCAGCTCAGAATACATAAAATCAAACGGAGAATATAAATTTAGGTACAAGCGAAAAAATCAGGACGGTACCACTGCTTATGATACCACGGCAACCAGATGGAACAGCGATATTGAAGCCCTTCGCTTTGAGTCCGGCGTATACGGAAAAATAAACAAAGGAACCTGGGACGCCAAAGTGTATTATTATGATTCCGAAAGAGGAGCGCCGGGAGCTATTGTTGAGAATAAATTCCGTGACGGGTTTCGACAGTTTGATAAGAATTTCTTTGGTCAGGCCTATTTGACAAAAGATGTTTCAGACAAATATAAATTTCAGGTAAAAGGAAAATTCGCCTACGATTACACGCATTATATCGCCAGAGATACGACCAGTATTTTAGGCGAAACAGTAACCGAAGGAGCACAGTCTGATGACAGTTATTACCAGCAGGAAGTCTATTTTTCTGCCGTAAATATGTACAGCATTTTACCAGCCTGGGATGTCTCGTTGTCAACCGATTTTCAATACAATAAACTAAATGCCTCAAGAAGAGGAATTCAGACGCAGTTTTCTTTTCCGCAGCGTTATACGGCTTTGGTTTCTCTGGCAAGTTCGTACCGGTATGAAGGTTTTAAAGTTCTCGGAAACCTTCTCGCAACCCGCGTAATCGAAGAGGTAAAATACAATGCCAAAGCACCCAATAAAACCGAATTTACTCCTGCTTTATTCCTTGGCTATACGCCCTTTAAAAAATACGATTTCAACTTAAGGGCTTTTGCCAAACGTATTTTCAGAATGCCCACTTTCAACGATTTGTATTATACAATGGTTGGTTCAAGCACTTTGAGACCCGAATATATGAACCAGTACGATGTAGGTTTTACTTATAATATTCCAACAGGGAAATATTTTCTGGACAAATTTTCTATTCAGGCTGATGCCTATTATACCAACACCAAAGACAAAATTGTCGCGGCGCCAACGGGGAATTTATTCCGCTGGATGATGACCAATATGGGACAGGTAAAAGGAAAAGGAATCGAAACAGTTGTGAATATGGGAACGCATATCGACAAAGTAAATCTTTCTGCTAACCTGACGTATACTTATTCTGAAAGCCGTGATTTTACAAAATTTGTTGGTTTAGAATTGTCTTCATACGGTGATCAGATTCCGTATACACCCTGGCACAGCGGTTCGGGAATTTTAAATGCCGGTTACGAATCGTGGAATTTCAATTACAGTTTTATCTATGTGGGGAAACGCTATAACGGAAACGTTAACAATATCAAGGTAAACGAAGTACAGCCGTGGTATACGCATGATCTGGCGGTGCAGAAATCGTTTGCCTTCAGCAAATTCAAACTCAACGGAACGATCGAAGTAAACAACGCTTTTAATCAGAACTACGAGGTTATTTACAATTATCCAATGCCAGGCAGAACTTTCAAATTTATAATCAGTATCGAGTTATGA